From a single Apium graveolens cultivar Ventura chromosome 2, ASM990537v1, whole genome shotgun sequence genomic region:
- the LOC141706120 gene encoding uncharacterized protein LOC141706120, producing the protein MRKLITHLPVITCINPVTRKHNLAVNYSLIEKMKIFKNSILAINFFIVYGAIRIHAQTPQRFTCFSRASACFLRRITCPRECPTFRPPNPKEKACYINCDSPLCSAECKNRKPNCNGNGAACYDPRFIGGDGIVFYFHGRSNEHFSLVSDHNLQINARFIGLRPEGRTRDYTWIQALGVQFGSQKLFVEATKAASWNDNIDHLKLLYNEEDVILEETPLSDWKSAKGNIKAERISSTNDLIVSISNVLEISVRVVPVTKEDNRVHNYQTPSGDCFAHLEVQFRFFSLSPEVEGVLGRTYRPDFQNPAKTGVAMPVVGGEDKYKISSLLSSDCRKCIFSPTKDTTEKGTMDLEYGTLDCTVGQSKGNGIVCKK; encoded by the exons ATGAGAAAATTAATCACCCACTTGCCGGTAATTACTTGTATAAATCCAGTTACTAGGAAGCATAATTTAGCTGTCAACTACTCTCTCATCGAAAAGATGAAGATTTTTAAAAACTCTATTTTAGCAATTAATTTTTTCATTGTATATGGTGCAATCCGAATCCACGCACAAACTCCTCAGAGGTTCACATGTTTTAGCCGTGCAAGTGCATGTTTCCTGAGGAGAATCACCTGCCCTAGAGAATGCCCAACCTTTAGGCCACCGAATCCGAAAGAAAAAGCTTGCTATATCAACTGCGACTCTCCTCTATGCAGTGCCGAGTGCAAGA ATCGAAAGCCAAATTGCAATGGTAATGGAGCTGCATGCTATGATCCACGATTTATAGGTGGAGACGGGATTGTCTTTTACTTCCATGGCAGAAGCAATGAGCACTTCAGCTTAGTTTCTGATCATAATCTCCAAATTAATGCCCGCTTCATTGGCTTGCGTCCAGAAGGACGCACCAGAGACTACACATGGATTCAAGCATTAGGGGTCCAATTTGGCTCCCAAAAGTTGTTTGTTGAGGCCACTAAGGCTGCTTCATGGAATGACAACATTGATCATCTGAAACTTTTGTACAACGAAGAGGATGTGATTCTAGAAGAAACACCTTTATCTGATTGGAAATCAGCAAAAGGAAACATAAAAGCTGAGAGGATATCGAGCACAAATGATTTAATTGTCTCAATCTCGAATGTTCTTGAGATTTCAGTTAGGGTGGTCCCTGTGACCAAGGAGGATAACAGGGTTCATAATTATCAAACACCATCTGGTGACTGTTTTGCTCATTTGGAGGTGCAATTTAGGTTCTTTAGTCTTTCACCTGAGGTTGAAGGCGTACTAGGCCGGACTTATCGCCCTGATTTTCAGAATCCAGCAAAGACTGGAGTGGCAATGCCAGTTGTAGGAGGTGAAGACAAATACAAAATTTCTTCACTTCTATCTTCTGATTGCAGAAAGTGTATCTTTTCACCAACTAAAGATACTACGGAAAAGGGTACCATGGATCTGGAATATGGTACATTGGATTGTACCGTTGGGCAGTCCAAGGGAAACGGAATAGTTTGCAAGAAATAA